A single window of Plasmodium reichenowi strain SY57 chromosome 12, whole genome shotgun sequence DNA harbors:
- a CDS encoding hypothetical protein (conserved Plasmodium protein, unknown function) has protein sequence MDEYFNKLIKKLKKKEKNNIKYNKGRNFLFHIIGNNEPFNERIFNFNNIMYVNKRKNSRDIENYIDKYKLVYNNFENNINMYFNKYVEDIINSSIIQRSELQITKRKMNKTNYTKHNIMGNLLNYEYVQYHNFYERENEEKYFKPAKNKNDEDFVDLSMSSDDGGDYTHKYMYDITKHFI, from the exons atggatgaatattttaataaactaataaaaaaattaaaaaagaaagaaaaaaataatattaagtATAATAAAGGAAGaaactttttatttcatataatagGAAATAATGAACCTTTCAATGAAagaatttttaattttaataatataatgtatgttaataaaaggaaaaatagTAGGGACattgaaaattatattgacaaatataaacttgtttataataattttgaaaataatataaatatgtattttaataaatatgttgaggatataataaattcttCAATAATTCAAAGATCAGAATTACAAATTACTAAAAGGAAAATGAACAAGACAAATTATACAAAACACAATATAATGGGGAATCTAttaaattatgaatatGTTCAATATCacaatttttatgaaaGAGAAAATGAGGAGAAATATTTTAAGCCAGCGAAAAATAAGAATGACGAAGA TTTTGTAGATTTATCTATGAGTTCAGATGACGGTGGGGATTATACACACAAGTACATGTATGATATAACAAAgcattttatataa
- a CDS encoding protein phosphatase, putative, with protein sequence MYYDRSPFKITMSSDKVEHDIVNNKSNKENINIPYEISNSNSSPYNNEKKNLCDKDIDDKISSGDTDKYSKMDDNKDVNDSINEGNDDNNNKMNSYINEHNNNNNNNNNNNNMDVSINEDIQNIPSNILENDTKREKDENVLNNNTIEFNEEKDSDYNDKLFINNKRALICSHDDRIIKNENTKKYKVEESQECDRNGFIISKVEQDIKTEKKIKQEFNNNVKYDNFELYCKNYDNIFEDINNGTNLNTTNNNTHTLYNNYCYVKNEQSLDNSNITNDKDILNDSQCNNKNEYNNNDGDDNNNNDNNDNNNNNNNNDNNNNDNNNVNNNNSFYNNNNNPFYNNNNNPFYNNNNNPFYNNNNNPFYNNDDQCENETKGKSYTHSPNLNISNTSNVSKVVKESEEKNELQDDYNNEKKNELFEEHTFVYPSIYDIYPDEWFRANKYDDWLVHKLCKWLYNINDKLYFNIDKQEIYHVVQNEFVRIEDSKQLSVNDNSHTEGYNSRRNIQNKNTRMIGENHHNFLNNDNDDTDCDMNYEMNEDTLYCSTNNNNNNNKNDDNNNNNDNNDNNNYDCLDNEKYNNTHVYNRRDKFGSHDNMIKRKISQGDHRNRKSNIRMDCKNNDDVDDDDDNDVDDVDNDDVDDDVNDDDNDDDDDVDDVDDDDNDDDDNDDDDNDDDDNDDDDNDDDDDNNKDNSNNVIHTIDRARKAPSSKTLNKKQSNEESFEEFSMVLEDDLVGGTFSKVGEHNKRENEDFYITKDILDLNNVSESQGLCFYSGIFDGHGGSNCARYVMNHLKTNVIAKFRQSFLITCKKKFKEKGSKLNELSVELRALYDSCIKGFDMTDKNYIELSKKYNYKDGSTACIVLIYGPDDDGSLKVLCANCGDSGAFICHNKKPIKLSLRHKPDLQEERIRILKCGGIIANINGINRIITKHKDRNNLNENNNKNKEKTFLALSTSRSFGDISYKIPRKIVQCKPFISVYTIDFDLDSFLVLATDGILNVLSDEEIIDIIWKNIHKKPEQAAEEVVKEATRRGSTDDKTCTVIFFYWRKDIFNIQPQDVNVTEINNEEDKAEDINMFSSVF encoded by the coding sequence atgtactaTGACCGTAGTCCTTTTAAAATAACTATGTCAAGTGATAAAGTTGAACACGATattgtaaataataaaagtaataaagaaaatataaatattccATACGAAATAAGTAATAGTAATTCTTCaccatataataatgaaaagaagAATTTATGTGATAAAGATATAGATGATAAAATATCTTCTGGTGACACAGACAAATATTCCAAAATGGATGATAATAAGGATGTGAATGATTCAATAAATGAAGgaaatgatgataataataataaaatgaatagTTATATTAAcgaacataataataataacaacaataataataataataataatatggatgTATCTATAAATGAGGACATACAAAATATACCAAGTAATATTTTAGAGAATGATACCAAAAGagaaaaagatgaaaatgtactgaataataatacaatagAATTTAACGAAGAAAAAGATAGtgattataatgataaactttttataaataataaaagagCTTTAATTTGCTCACATGATGATAGAAtcattaaaaatgaaaataccaaaaaatataaagtaGAAGAAAGTCAAGAATGTGATAGAAATGGTTTTATAATAAGTAAAGTAGAACAAGATATAAAAAccgaaaaaaaaataaaacaagaatttaataataatgttaaaTATGATAACTTTGAATTGTACTGTAAgaattatgataatatatttgaagatattaataatggtactaatttaaatacaacaaataataacacacatacattatataataattattgttATGTAAAAAACGAACAATCCCTAGATAATTCTAATATAACAAAtgataaagatatattaaacgATTCAcaatgtaataataaaaatgaatataataataatgatggtgatgataataataataatgataataatgataataataataataataataataatgataataataataatgataataataatgttaataataataactctttttataataataataacaaccccttttataataataataataaccccttttataataataataataaccccttttataataataataataaccccttttataataatgatgatcAATGTGAAAATGAAACCAAAGGTAAGTCATATACCCACTCACCcaatttaaatataagCAATACGTCAAATGTATCCAAAGTTGTAAAAGAAAGTGAAGAAAAGAATGAGCTACAAGATGATTAcaataatgaaaaaaagaatgaaTTATTTGAAGAACATACTTTTGTATATCCATCtatttatgatatatatcCTGATGAATGGTTTAGAgcaaataaatatgatgatTGGCTAGTACataaattatgtaaatggttatataatattaacgataaactttattttaatattgaTAAGCAAGAAATATATCATGTAGTACAAAACGAATTTGTAAGAATAGAAGATTCAAAACAATTATCTGTAAATGACAATTCCCATACGGAAGGATATAATTCAAGAAggaatatacaaaataagAATACAAGAATGATAGGAGAGAATCACCATAATTTTcttaataatgataatgatgatacGGATTGTGATATGAATTATGAAATGAATGAGGATACATTATATTGCAgtacaaataataataacaataataataaaaatgatgataataataataataatgataataatgataataataattatgattGTCTTGATAAtgagaaatataataatactcATGTATATAATAGACGTGATAAGTTTGGTAGTCATGATAATATGATCAAAAGGAAAATTTCACAAGGAGATCATCGGAATCGTAAAAGTAATATTAGAATGGATTGTAAAAACAACGATGATGttgatgatgatgatgataatgatgtTGATGATGttgataatgatgatgtTGATGATGATGTTAAcgatgatgataatgatgacGATGATGATGTTGACGATGTTGAcgatgatgataatgatgacgatgataatgatgacgatgataatgatgacgatgataatgatgacgatgataatgatgacgatgatgataataataaggataatagtaataatgTGATACATACGATAGATAGAGCTAGAAAGGCACCTAGTTCAAAAACGTTAAATAAAAAGCAGTCGAACGAAGAATCCTTTGAAGAATTTAGCATGGTATTAGAAGATGACTTAGTAGGAGGTACATTCAGCAAGGTTGGTgaacataataaaagaGAGAATGAagatttttatataactaaagatatattagatttaaataatgttTCTGAAAGTCAAGgtttatgtttttatagTGGTATTTTTGATGGACATGGAGGTTCAAATTGTGCTCGTTATGTGATGAATCatttaaaaacaaatgtGATAGCAAAATTTAGACAGTCCTTTTTAATAACAtgtaaaaagaaatttaaGGAGAAAGGATCTAAATTAAATGAACTAAGTGTTGAATTAAGAGCATTATATGATAGTTGTATAAAAGGTTTTGATATGACtgataaaaattatattgaattatccaaaaaatataattataaagatGGTTCTACAGCATGTattgtattaatatatggTCCAGATGATGATGGATCCTTAAAGGTTTTATGTGCAAACTGTGGAGATTCAGGTGCATTTATATGTCATAATAAGAAGCCAATCAAATTATCTTTAAGACATAAACCTGATTTACAGGAGGAGAGAATAAGGATATTAAAATGTGGTGGTATTATAGCAAACATTAATGGTATTAATAGaataataacaaaacaTAAAGATagaaataatttaaatgaaaataataataaaaataaagaaaagaCTTTTCTTGCTTTATCTACATCACGATCCTTTGGagatatatcatataaaataccTAGGAAAATCGTACAGTGTAAACCTTTTATAAGTGTATATACTATAGATTTTGATTTAGATTCTTTTCTTGTCCTAGCAACAGATGGAATATTAAATGTCTTAAGCGATGAAGAAATTATAGATATCatatggaaaaatatacataagAAACCTGAACAAGCAGCTGAAGAGGTAGTCAAGGAAGCAACACGAAGAGGTTCAACAGATGATAAAACGTGTACtgttattttcttttattgGAGAAAAGACATTTT
- a CDS encoding 26S protease regulatory subunit 8, putative: LKIEEYESIINKKLQNKKRLEAQRNELNARVRELCDEIQYLLEAASYVGEIVKPMGKNKVLVKINPEGKYVVDIARHINISHCTPNTRVALYNDSYKLHKILPSKVDPLVSLMKVEKVPDSTYEMVGGLDQQVKEVKEVIELPVKHPEIFESLGISQPKGVLLYGPPGTGKTLLARAVAHHTDCTFIRVSGSELVQKYIGEGSRMVRELFVMAREHAPSIIFMDEIDSIGSQRIEGEHGDSEVQRTMMELLNQLDGFESTQNIKVIMCTNRIDILDEALLRPGRIDRKIEFPNPNVEARMEILKIHSRKMNLMRGIDMLKIATDMNNCSGAEVKAVCTEAGMFALRERRVHVTQEDFEMAVAKVMKQDAEKNFTLRKLWK, from the coding sequence TTAAAAATTGAAGAATATGAATCgattataaataaaaaattacagaataaaaaaagattaGAAGCACAAAGAAATGAATTAAATGCTAGAGTTCGTGAATTATGTGATGAAatacaatatttattagAAGCTGCTTCTTATGTAGGTGAAATTGTAAAACCAATgggaaaaaataaagtattagtaaaaataaatccTGAAGGAAAATATGTTGTAGATATTGCTAgacatataaatatatctcACTGTACTCCGAATACAAGAGTTgcattatataatgattcatataaattacaTAAAATCTTACCTAGTAAAGTAGATCCTTTGGTTTCTCTAATGAAAGTTGAAAAGGTTCCTGATTCTACTTATGAAATGGTAGGAGGATTAGATCAACAAGTTAAAGAAGTAAAAGAAGTCATCGAATTACCCGTAAAACATCCTGAAATTTTCGAATCTTTAGGTATATCACAACCTAAAGgagtattattatatggaCCTCCAGGAACAGGAAAAACATTATTAGCAAGAGCAGTAGCACATCATACAGATTGTACCTTTATTAGAGTTTCAGGTTCTGAATTAGTACAGAAATATATAGGTGAAGGATCACGTATGGTTAGAGAATTATTTGTTATGGCTAGAGAACATGCACCttctattatttttatggaTGAAATCGATTCAATTGGAAGCCAAAGAATTGAAGGAGAACATGGTGATTCAGAAGTACAAAGAACAATGATGGAATTGTTAAACCAACTAGATGGTTTTGAATCGACACAAAATATTAAAGTTATCATGTGCACCAATCGTATTGATATACTAGATGAAGCTCTATTAAGACCTGGACGTATAGACAGAAAAATCGAATTCCCAAATCCAAATGTAGAAGCACGTATGgagatattaaaaatacataGCAGAAAAATGAACCTAATGAGAGGTATAGATATGCTCAAAATAGCAACCGATATGAATAATTGTTCAGGTGCTGAGGTAAAAGCTGTTTGTACAGAAGCTGGAATGTTTGCCTTAAGAGAAAGAAGAGTACATGTAACACAGGAAGATTTCGAAATGGCTGTTGCTAAGGTTATGAAGCAAGACGCAGAGAAAAATTTTACTCTTAGAAAATTATGgaaatga
- a CDS encoding hypothetical protein (conserved Plasmodium protein, unknown function): MEYKKTKRTNQFIFEGSKHATKRQKINVSAQCKGILLSTVSPRKMSSGIKEFINFLKLHFPEENLEKGEIKIKEAATDDHDNDSDRKTSNVEKQLNEEIRKENSDYIRFAPLRNIIKNFTFIKFNNAADKNPSEIVTQIFSMARNKKEKYILRNICKIIPFDCICKPHISPFIKTLLPLLKENFSKGLCVQENFTITNLLKLLNVSEEKTSELANKQDEPQEENANEDTSKGNENKNGDNNENKNGDNNENKNGDNNENKNGDNNENKNGDNNENKNGDNNENKNGDNNENKNGDNNKNDDENKNDQTSKTNSQNDNEEKKSENKNETVLNSSGEKKTTWGLIYKCSNTRTLTKKDVLTVLDNCIGNNYSVNLTKPDLAIIVHVTEIMCGISIIRDYDKTRKFNISSFNEDS, from the exons atggaatataaaaaaacgAAAAGAACTAATCAGTTTATATTTGAAGGAAGCAAACATGCCACAAAG AGgcaaaaaataaatgtgaGTGCGCAATGTAAAGGAATACTTCTATCAACTGTTTCACCTCGTAAAATGAGTTCTGGtataaaagaatttatTAACTTTTTAAAGTTGCATTTCCCTGAAGAGAACTTGGAAAAAGGAGAGATTAAAATTAAGGAGGCTGCTACAGATGATCATGATAATGATTCTGATAGAAAAACAAGTAACGTTGAAAAACAATTGAATGAAGAGATACGTAAAGAAAATTCAGATTATATTAGATTTGCTCCTTTgagaaatattataaaaaactTTACATTCATCAAATTTAATAATGCAGCAGATAAAAATCCATCAGAAATTGTTACACAAATTTTTTCTATGGctagaaataaaaaagaaaaatatatcttaagaaatatttgtaaaattATACCGTTCGATTGTATATGTAAACCTCATATATCACCTTTTATTAAAACACTCCTTCCATTATTAAAGGAAAATTTTTCTAAAGGATTATGTGTACAAGAAAACTTTACTATTACGAATTTGCTCAAGTTGTTGAATGTGTCAGAAGAAAAAACAAGTGAGCTAGCCAATAAGCAAGATGAACCACAAGAAGAAAATGCGAATGAAGACACCTCGAAAGgtaatgaaaataaaaatggagataataatgaaaataaaaatggagataataatgaaaataaaaatggagataataatgaaaataaaaatggcgataataatgaaaataaaaatggcgataataatgaaaataaaaatggcgataataatgaaaataaaaatggagataataatgaaaataaaaatggcgataataataaaaatgatgatgaaaataaaaatgatcaGACTTCCAAAACAAACAGCcaaaatgataatgaagaaaaaaagtcagaaaataaaaacgaAACAGTTCTGAACAGTTCaggagaaaaaaaaactacATGGGgattaatatataaatgttcGAATACAAGAAcattaacaaaaaaagatGTATTGACAGTATTGGATAATTGTATAggaaataattattcaGTGAATTTAACAAAACCGGATTTAGCAATTATAGTTCATGTGACGGAG ataATGTGTGGTATTAGTATTATAAGGGATTATGACAAAACCagaaaatttaatatatcatccTTTAATGAGGATTCATAA
- a CDS encoding putative membrane protein (conserved Plasmodium membrane protein, unknown function), whose protein sequence is MNKHIIDLIVNRRLLEKKRIIDKQLIRINLENIILHFDKYSKGYKKTHYDLLNNICIYTKIIKLDYNYLLYFYKNLVNPLLNDKNIKTDINFLSNIIFTFKKNEKCNHILKELSDYILTNLKKNEEILKYNRKENSILSNDLNTWINIIHVLSKYKDINIIEMLQKIIIQEDNNLLCTKEYIINTNTKDKIDISYPKNNSFFFFGTLNEHNVYNNIYHDKNIFFSLKRINYKLIETLTPRTFSILLNILTKIPIEPCTNFNIFLILKIKYMLNDFSNIDLCLIFEKIYHFKGKDKNFYLLYNIIYNEILKRIQSLDLLQICLIFNNLKKNYNLEHQMNTFISLFINKIKKYYNLYKDVTIDKDKYILFTKDKKCLIEMMPMFFLSYIKNSPHIFPSYNLFSTFVRYQFFTIHKYILYLKNNISLQKQNGYKKKTYNYHYIPLNNINQTLCNFFYAYSGYMYNTLSANGCHKHKYIYIQHFYITLNNIYAFLYFFKFLYENNLYYFKNSKHNFLLSIHKSQLLIFFYTFWSYISDILLYIYKHQQNKTIKITKTKKNPNMFNSHKPNCSIFNDIQTYLMKNKKNNHHHHQTLSSLFSYIIKLSYLKKIYYILNLLDSINLEHLMKESLKYNNTYISSIYQNIMDTLNTTQDPNTKTCYLFRRKIIGPYTASVLVQE, encoded by the coding sequence atgaataaacatattatcGATTTGATAGTAAACCGTAGattattagaaaaaaaacgAATTATTGATAAACAGTTAATACGAATAaatttagaaaatattatcttACATTTTGATAAGTATTCAAAAGGTTACAAAAAAACACACTATGATTtgttaaataatatttgcatatacacaaaaataataaaattagattataattatttattatatttttataaaaactTGGTTAATCcattattaaatgataaaaatataaaaacagatattaattttttatccaatattatttttacatttaaaaagaatgaaaagtgtaatcatatattaaaagaactaagtgattatattttaacaaaccttaagaaaaatgaagaaatattaaaatataacagAAAAGAGAACAGTATATTATCAAATGATTTAAATACTTGgataaatattatacatgttctttcaaaatataaagatataaatattattgaaatgttacaaaaaattataatacaagaagataataatttattatgtactaaagaatatataataaataccaatacaaaagataaaatagatatatcatatccaaaaaataattctttttttttttttggtacactaaatgaacataatgtatataataacatatatcatgataaaaatatatttttctcattAAAAAGgattaattataaattaatagaAACATTAACTCCGAGAACATTCagtatattattaaatatcTTAACAAAAATACCTATAGAACCATGTacaaattttaatatatttcttatattaaaaataaaatatatgcttaacgatttttcaaatatagATTTGTGCTtaatttttgaaaaaatatatcattttaaaggaaaggataaaaatttttatttattatataatataatttataatgaaatattaaaaagaatacAATCATTGGATCTTTTACAGATatgtttaatttttaataatttaaaaaaaaattataatttggAACATCAAATGAATACATTTATctctttatttataaacaaaataaaaaaatattataatttatataaagatgTAACTATAGATAAAgacaaatatatattatttacaaaagataaaaaatgtCTTATTGAAATGATGCCAATGTTTTTCTTATCATACATTAAAAATTCTCCACATATATTTCcttcatataatttatttagTACATTTGTTAGATATCAATTTTTCAcaatacataaatatatactatatttaaaaaataatatttccttacaaaaacaaaatggatataaaaagaaaacatataattatcattatattccattaaataatattaatcaaacattatgtaattttttttatgctTATTCTGGATATATGTACAACACCTTATCAGCAAATGGTTGTCATAagcataaatatatatatatccaacatttctatataactcttaataatatatatgcattcttatatttttttaaattcttatatgaaaataatttatattattttaaaaattcgAAACACaactttttattatcaataCATAAGTCCCAACtattgatttttttttatacattcTGGTCATATATATCcgatatattattatacatatataaacatCAGCAAAACAAAaccataaaaataacaaaaacaaaaaaaaatcctAATATGTTTAATAGTCATAAACCAAATTGTAGTATATTTAATGACATACAAACATATCTcatgaaaaataaaaaaaataaccatcatcatcatcaaACTCTTTCTTctcttttttcttatataataaaattgtcctatttgaaaaaaatatattatatacttaATCTATTAGATTCTATAAATTTAGAGCATCTAATGAAAGAatcattaaaatataataacacATATATTAGCTCAatttatcaaaatataatggACACACTCAACACTACCCAGGATCCTAATACAAAAACGTGTTATCTATTcagaagaaaaataattgGTCCGTACACAGCATCGGTATTAGTTCAAGAATGA
- a CDS encoding hypothetical protein (conserved Plasmodium protein, unknown function) yields MKYDITRRFRIFLRLVLLDKECGIEAGSLVDLKKWGREKILKNKELLSEYISYREVLNEYTKILKERKNEHIECNIEKVANQVGLTTKTMRNKE; encoded by the coding sequence atgAAATATGATATAACAAGAAGGTTCCGAATATTTTTGCGATTGGTTTTATTAGATAAAGAATGTGGTATTGAAGCAGGTTCTTTAGTAGACTTAAAAAAATGGGGTAGAGAgaagatattaaaaaataaagaattacTAAGTGAGTATATATCTTATAGGGAAGTATTAAATGAGTATacaaaaattttaaaagaaaggaaaaatgaacatataGAATGTAACATTGAAAAGGTGGCCAATCAAGTTGGTTTAACAACAAAAACTATGAGAAATAAGGAATAG